One segment of Shewanella piezotolerans WP3 DNA contains the following:
- the secD gene encoding protein translocase subunit SecD, with protein sequence MLNKYPMWKNLMVMIIIAIGGFYAIPNLFGEDHAVQVVATRGAEVTASTQSAVNDVLVSKGIAVKRSELENGQLLVRVGNGEEQLLAKEAIAEALGDKFTVALNLAPATPEWLEAMGGSPMKLGLDLRGGVHFLMEVDMGEAVRKMTEAKVADFRTDLRAERIRYAGIRNGARGIEIKFRDAETLANAERFLKSRSADMVFTDRSTGSDYFLVANPSDVYLKQIKEEALQQNITTLRNRVNELGVAEPVVQRQGAERIIVELPGVQDTARAKEILSATASIEFHMVDQNADVQAAASGRVPAGSELYQRREGGPVVLKKAVMLTGDHIQGAQPSYDEYSRPQVSINLDSKGGSIFSNVTKDNIGNPMATLFIEYKDTGEKNADGSVKMKKIEEVISVATIQARLGRNFVITGLGHAESQNLALLLRAGALIAPVYIVEERTIGPSLGAENIENGMQAMIWGMAVVLLFMLVYYRGFGLIANLALTANLVMVVGVMSMIPGAVLTLPGIAGMVLTVGMAVDGNVLIYERIREELRNGRSIQQAIHEGYGNAFSTIADANITTFMTALILFAVGTGAVKGFAVTLMIGIATSMFTSIVGTRSIVNAIWGGKRVKKLSI encoded by the coding sequence GTGTTAAATAAATACCCAATGTGGAAAAACCTTATGGTGATGATTATCATCGCCATAGGTGGATTCTATGCGATACCAAACCTATTCGGTGAGGACCATGCAGTACAGGTGGTTGCAACCCGAGGAGCCGAGGTGACAGCGTCGACTCAGTCGGCAGTAAATGATGTATTAGTAAGCAAAGGTATTGCTGTTAAGCGATCTGAGCTTGAAAATGGTCAATTATTAGTTCGTGTTGGCAATGGTGAAGAACAGTTGCTTGCTAAAGAAGCTATTGCTGAGGCACTTGGCGATAAGTTTACGGTGGCGTTAAACCTTGCACCCGCAACTCCAGAGTGGCTTGAAGCCATGGGCGGATCGCCTATGAAGCTAGGTCTTGATCTACGTGGTGGCGTTCACTTCTTAATGGAAGTCGATATGGGTGAAGCCGTGCGTAAAATGACCGAAGCTAAAGTGGCTGACTTCAGAACTGATTTACGTGCTGAGAGAATTCGCTATGCGGGTATTCGTAACGGCGCCAGAGGCATCGAAATCAAGTTCCGTGATGCAGAAACGTTAGCGAATGCCGAGCGTTTCCTAAAATCACGTAGCGCTGACATGGTCTTCACCGATCGTTCTACTGGCAGTGATTATTTTCTTGTTGCTAATCCAAGTGATGTTTATTTAAAACAGATCAAGGAAGAAGCACTACAGCAAAACATTACCACTTTACGTAATCGTGTGAACGAACTTGGTGTTGCCGAGCCAGTAGTACAGCGTCAAGGCGCTGAGCGTATTATTGTAGAGCTTCCTGGTGTTCAAGACACTGCGCGTGCAAAAGAGATTTTAAGTGCGACGGCGTCAATTGAGTTCCATATGGTTGACCAAAATGCTGACGTTCAAGCTGCAGCAAGTGGTCGTGTACCCGCGGGGTCTGAGCTCTATCAGCGCCGTGAAGGCGGTCCGGTCGTGCTTAAGAAAGCTGTAATGCTAACCGGCGATCATATCCAAGGTGCGCAACCTAGCTACGATGAGTACAGTCGTCCACAAGTCTCTATTAACTTAGACTCTAAAGGTGGCTCTATCTTTTCCAATGTGACTAAAGACAACATAGGTAACCCTATGGCGACTTTATTCATTGAGTATAAAGATACTGGTGAGAAGAACGCTGATGGCAGCGTTAAAATGAAGAAGATTGAAGAAGTTATTTCAGTTGCAACGATTCAAGCTCGTCTTGGTCGTAACTTCGTTATCACAGGCCTTGGCCATGCAGAATCACAGAATCTTGCGTTGTTGCTACGTGCTGGTGCCTTGATTGCGCCAGTATACATTGTTGAAGAGCGTACTATTGGTCCGAGCCTAGGTGCTGAAAATATCGAAAACGGTATGCAAGCGATGATATGGGGGATGGCGGTTGTGCTTCTCTTCATGTTGGTTTACTACCGTGGTTTTGGTCTTATTGCTAACCTTGCATTAACAGCTAACCTAGTCATGGTTGTGGGTGTTATGTCGATGATCCCAGGCGCCGTATTAACGCTGCCAGGTATCGCAGGTATGGTACTGACTGTTGGTATGGCAGTTGATGGTAACGTGCTTATTTACGAACGTATTCGTGAAGAATTGCGTAATGGTCGTAGTATTCAGCAAGCGATTCATGAAGGATATGGTAATGCGTTTTCAACCATTGCCGATGCCAACATTACTACCTTTATGACGGCACTTATTCTATTTGCAGTCGGTACGGGTGCTGTTAAAGGCTTTGCGGTTACCTTAATGATCGGTATCGCCACGTCGATGTTTACCTCTATTGTTGGAACACGTTCTATTGTGAACGCGATCTGGGGTGGTAAGCGCGTGAAGAAACTGTCTATCTAA
- the secF gene encoding protein translocase subunit SecF encodes MFQILNIKGSINFLRHAVPISILSAILVLGSLGSLATKGINWGLDFTGGTVVELEFSSPANLVAIREGLSTEETDGAVVQNFGSSRDILIRLPVKEGVKSDTQVAHVMEGVTQLDPTVIQKRVEFVGPQVGKELAEQGGLAVLVALICILIYVSFRFEWRLALGSVTALAHDVIITLGVFSIFQLEFDLTVLAGLLTVVGYSLNDTIVVFDRIRENFLKLRKGSPEDVVNTSITQTMSRTIITTGTTLVVVVALFLKGGTMIHGFATALLMGIFVGTFSSIYVASFLAIKLGINREHMMPVEIEKEGADQDTLMP; translated from the coding sequence ATGTTTCAGATTTTAAATATCAAAGGCTCTATCAACTTCCTGCGCCATGCTGTGCCTATTAGTATCCTTTCTGCGATATTAGTACTGGGCTCTCTTGGGTCTCTAGCAACCAAAGGTATTAATTGGGGCTTGGACTTCACCGGCGGGACGGTTGTTGAGCTTGAGTTTTCAAGCCCTGCTAATTTAGTGGCTATCCGTGAAGGGCTTTCTACGGAAGAAACTGATGGTGCAGTGGTACAGAACTTCGGTTCGAGCCGCGACATTCTGATCCGTCTTCCTGTAAAAGAAGGCGTAAAGAGTGACACTCAAGTTGCTCATGTGATGGAAGGCGTGACACAACTCGACCCTACTGTTATTCAGAAGCGTGTTGAGTTTGTTGGCCCTCAAGTCGGTAAAGAGCTTGCAGAACAAGGTGGTTTAGCGGTTCTAGTGGCGTTGATATGTATTCTTATATATGTATCTTTTCGCTTCGAATGGCGCCTAGCATTAGGTTCTGTGACGGCGTTGGCTCATGATGTAATCATTACTCTTGGGGTATTTTCAATATTCCAATTAGAGTTTGACTTAACTGTGCTAGCGGGTTTATTGACCGTTGTAGGTTACTCGCTTAACGATACTATTGTGGTATTTGACCGTATTCGTGAGAACTTCCTTAAGTTACGTAAAGGTTCGCCTGAAGATGTGGTTAATACTTCAATCACTCAAACGATGAGCAGAACGATTATTACCACTGGAACAACATTAGTTGTTGTTGTCGCCTTGTTCCTTAAAGGTGGCACTATGATCCATGGCTTTGCGACTGCTCTGCTTATGGGTATTTTCGTTGGTACATTCTCATCAATCTATGTCGCAAGTTTCTTAGCGATCAAACTTGGGATCAATCGTGAACACATGATGCCAGTAGAGATTGAAAAAGAGGGCGCAGATCAAGACACCTTGATGCCATAA